AAAAGAGCGAATGCAAAGGGAGTTAGTTGCGTCAAAATTAGAAACATTACAATCTCAAATGAATCCGCATTTTACCTTTAATGCATTAAATTCAATTCAAAATTTAGTATTGAAAGGAAATAAACAAGAAGCATATAATTACCTAACTAAATTTTCATTACTACTAAGAAAAATTTATTATTAAGTACTAAAAGCTTTGTGTTTTTGATGAGGAACTATCGTTAATTAAAAATATTTAGAATTAGAGAAACTTAGGTTTAGAGATAATTTTATTTATGAAATAAAAGGAGAAGAGTTTATTGATGATATTAAAATACCAACAATGATTATTCAGCCATTTATTGAAAATGCAATAAAGCATGGTTTGCATCATAAAATAAAAGGCATTAGAGAAATAAAGATTGAGTTTTTTCAAGAAAACCTTTTTAAATGCATAATAACAGACAACGGAATAGGTTTTAAAGCATCTTCTGAAATAAATAAAAAAGCAATAAACAAACCAGTATCTTTTTCAACAAAAGCAATAAATGATAAGCTTA
This genomic stretch from Tenacibaculum sp. Bg11-29 harbors:
- a CDS encoding sensor histidine kinase is translated as MIIQPFIENAIKHGLHHKIKGIREIKIEFFQENLFKCIITDNGIGFKASSEINKKAINKPVSFSTKAINDKLKILKEFYKTDIGFEYVSTEKGTKVVIKIPFKH